Proteins co-encoded in one Ponticoccus alexandrii genomic window:
- the nqrE gene encoding NADH:ubiquinone reductase (Na(+)-transporting) subunit E has translation MEGLISLAVKAIFVENLALSFFLGMCTFIAVSKKISTAIGLGISVMVVQAITVPANNLILNYLLAPGALAWAGFGDVDLTFLGLISYIGVIAALVQILEMVLDKYFPPLYNALGVFLPLITVNCAILGGSLFMVERSYDFAEAATYGVSSGFGWALAITAMAGVREKLKYSDIPEGLQGLGITFISAGLMALAFMSFSGVKL, from the coding sequence ATGGAAGGCCTGATCTCACTCGCCGTCAAGGCGATCTTCGTCGAGAACCTCGCGCTGTCCTTCTTCCTTGGCATGTGTACCTTCATCGCCGTGTCCAAGAAGATCTCGACGGCCATCGGTCTCGGCATCTCGGTCATGGTGGTGCAGGCCATCACCGTGCCCGCCAACAACCTGATCCTGAACTACCTTCTGGCGCCCGGCGCGCTGGCATGGGCGGGCTTCGGGGACGTGGACCTGACCTTCCTCGGGCTGATTTCCTACATCGGGGTGATCGCCGCGCTGGTGCAGATCCTCGAGATGGTGCTCGATAAGTACTTTCCGCCGCTCTACAACGCGCTGGGTGTCTTCCTGCCGCTGATCACGGTGAACTGCGCCATCCTTGGCGGGTCGCTGTTCATGGTGGAACGCTCTTACGACTTCGCAGAGGCCGCGACCTACGGCGTCTCGTCGGGCTTCGGCTGGGCGCTGGCGATCACCGCCATGGCAGGCGTGCGCGAGAAGCTGAAGTACTCCGACATTCCCGAGGGCCTTCAGGGGCTGGGGATCACCTTCATCTCGGCGGGACTGATGGCGCTGGCCTTCATGTCCTTCTCCGGCGTGAAACTGTAA
- a CDS encoding group III truncated hemoglobin encodes MTFTQTPPSRSPSARPATTAEIEASTGLDDGVLRTLVHAFYDKIRRDPVLGPIFAARIDDWPPHLERMTAFWSSVALMTGRYHGAPVPKHIGLPIDRGHFERWLCLFRETATEICTAAGAAHVIERAERIARSLSFAVEDARGNGIPKLA; translated from the coding sequence ATGACCTTTACACAGACACCCCCCTCCCGCAGTCCCTCCGCGCGACCGGCGACCACCGCAGAGATCGAGGCAAGCACCGGGCTTGATGACGGGGTGCTGCGCACGCTGGTCCATGCCTTCTATGACAAGATCCGCAGGGACCCGGTGCTTGGCCCGATCTTCGCGGCGCGCATCGACGACTGGCCGCCGCATCTGGAGCGGATGACCGCCTTCTGGTCCTCGGTCGCCCTGATGACGGGCCGCTACCATGGCGCCCCTGTGCCGAAGCATATCGGCCTGCCCATCGACCGGGGCCATTTCGAGCGCTGGCTCTGCCTCTTCCGCGAGACCGCGACAGAGATTTGCACAGCCGCAGGCGCCGCCCATGTCATAGAGCGGGCCGAGCGCATTGCCCGGTCGCTCAGCTTCGCGGTCGAGGATGCCCGGGGCAACGGCATCCCGAAACTGGCGTGA
- a CDS encoding DUF488 domain-containing protein — translation MPQHSDIDIARVHDKAPDRGRARRLVDRIWPRGVSKATLRHDDWIRDIAPTTALRAWFGHDPQKWGASCNRSPHELANNADAVGRGLAWCRARSVSLLCAAKNREHNQAVVLRDDLQQRLKENTS, via the coding sequence ATGCCCCAGCACTCCGATATCGACATCGCCCGCGTTCACGACAAGGCGCCTGACAGGGGCCGCGCGCGGCGGCTGGTAGACCGGATCTGGCCGCGCGGGGTCTCGAAAGCAACGCTGCGGCACGACGACTGGATCAGGGACATCGCGCCGACCACCGCGCTCCGGGCATGGTTCGGCCACGACCCGCAGAAATGGGGCGCATCCTGCAACCGCTCCCCGCATGAACTGGCGAACAACGCGGACGCGGTCGGGCGCGGTCTCGCATGGTGCCGGGCACGCTCCGTCAGCCTGCTCTGCGCCGCAAAGAACCGGGAGCACAATCAGGCGGTGGTGCTGCGGGACGATCTGCAGCAGCGCCTGAAGGAGAACACGTCATGA
- a CDS encoding RrF2 family transcriptional regulator — protein MRLTSFTDYGLRMLMRLASAPDRAFSTADLAEEFQLSRHHLIKIMQKLGRAGLVQTRRGGGGGATLARTPAEIRLGDVVRLLEEGQALVECLQPDGGECTIDGCCRLKSRLRVAEMSFIESLNRSTLADVALPAPEPA, from the coding sequence ATGCGCCTGACCTCTTTCACCGACTACGGGCTCCGCATGCTGATGCGTCTTGCCAGCGCGCCCGACCGGGCTTTTTCCACGGCCGATCTGGCCGAGGAATTCCAGCTGTCGCGCCACCATCTCATCAAGATCATGCAGAAACTCGGCCGGGCCGGGCTGGTGCAGACCCGCCGTGGTGGTGGTGGCGGCGCCACCCTTGCCCGCACGCCTGCGGAGATCCGGCTGGGGGATGTGGTGCGCCTGCTGGAAGAGGGTCAGGCGCTGGTCGAATGCCTTCAGCCGGACGGCGGAGAATGCACGATAGACGGATGCTGTCGTCTGAAGTCCCGGCTTCGGGTGGCCGAGATGTCCTTTATCGAGAGCCTCAACCGTTCGACCCTTGCCGACGTCGCCCTCCCCGCACCGGAGCCCGCCTGA
- a CDS encoding SRPBCC family protein yields the protein MDLRFTVAGRISKSVEEVFEAVVAPERLSKYFTTGGARGRLETGAEVTWDFHDFPGAFPVLVQEVVPNERIVLQWEADGTTATRTTVTMEFSALDDGRSLVRISEFGWPETQAGLTSCLGNCEGWTAMLCAMKAWLEHGINLRDGFYK from the coding sequence ATGGACCTCAGGTTCACCGTGGCAGGGCGCATATCCAAATCGGTCGAAGAGGTCTTCGAGGCCGTGGTCGCCCCCGAGCGCCTGTCGAAATACTTCACCACCGGCGGGGCGCGGGGGCGGCTGGAAACCGGGGCCGAGGTGACCTGGGATTTCCACGATTTTCCCGGTGCTTTCCCGGTTCTGGTGCAGGAGGTCGTGCCGAACGAAAGGATCGTGCTGCAATGGGAGGCGGACGGGACAACCGCCACCCGGACAACCGTGACCATGGAGTTCAGCGCGCTGGACGACGGGCGCAGCCTTGTGCGGATCAGCGAATTCGGATGGCCCGAAACCCAGGCGGGCCTGACATCGTGTTTGGGCAACTGCGAAGGCTGGACGGCGATGCTCTGCGCCATGAAGGCCTGGTTGGAGCACGGCATCAACCTGCGGGACGGTTTCTACAAGTAA
- a CDS encoding NAD(P)H-dependent flavin oxidoreductase, producing MTAGSGSLRTPLCDRLGCDFPVILAGMGGVARAELAAAVANAGGFPTLGMVREAPSLIRSEIEAYRRLSDRPFAVNLIPAATEPGLLHRQIETCLTMEVAVFSFFWDVLPEAIARVKAAGALLLHQVGTLPAAREAEAAGADVLIAQGQDAGGHVHGHTPTFDLLRSVLDTTALPVVASGGISSGKALARALTLGAQGVQCGTAFLATAESFAHDYHKQRIVTARGADTVLTDGFVLNWPKGSAVRVLRNSVTEAFGPALTGHDPERIPREVIAHDGPIPRLRQSTDSPLRTTTGALEQMPLYCGTGAGEINAIVPAEQRLNALCAEARAQLVSDRHFPPAGQT from the coding sequence ATGACAGCCGGGTCCGGATCCCTTCGCACGCCCCTGTGCGACCGTCTGGGATGTGACTTTCCCGTCATCCTGGCTGGCATGGGCGGCGTGGCGCGCGCCGAACTGGCCGCGGCGGTCGCGAATGCCGGCGGCTTCCCGACGCTGGGAATGGTGCGCGAGGCGCCGTCGCTCATCCGCTCGGAAATCGAGGCCTACCGCCGGCTGTCGGACCGCCCCTTCGCCGTCAACCTGATCCCGGCAGCCACCGAGCCCGGCCTGCTGCACCGGCAGATCGAAACCTGCCTGACGATGGAGGTGGCGGTCTTCTCGTTCTTCTGGGACGTCCTGCCCGAGGCCATTGCCCGGGTGAAGGCGGCAGGCGCCCTTCTGCTGCACCAGGTCGGCACGCTGCCCGCAGCGCGCGAGGCCGAGGCCGCCGGTGCGGATGTGCTGATCGCACAGGGGCAGGATGCGGGCGGTCACGTGCACGGGCACACCCCGACGTTCGACCTGCTCCGGTCCGTGCTGGACACAACAGCCCTGCCGGTTGTCGCCTCGGGCGGCATCAGCTCCGGCAAGGCGCTGGCCCGGGCGCTGACGCTTGGGGCGCAGGGCGTGCAGTGCGGCACCGCCTTTCTGGCCACCGCTGAATCCTTCGCCCACGATTATCACAAGCAACGGATCGTGACCGCCCGGGGCGCGGATACCGTGCTGACCGACGGCTTCGTACTGAACTGGCCCAAGGGATCGGCGGTGCGCGTCCTGCGCAACAGTGTCACCGAGGCCTTCGGCCCGGCCCTGACGGGACATGACCCTGAGAGGATCCCCCGTGAGGTGATCGCCCACGACGGCCCCATCCCACGGCTGCGCCAGAGCACGGATTCACCCCTGCGCACCACGACCGGAGCCCTGGAACAGATGCCGCTTTACTGCGGTACCGGCGCGGGTGAGATCAACGCGATTGTCCCGGCAGAGCAGCGCCTGAACGCGCTTTGCGCCGAGGCCCGCGCCCAGCTCGTATCGGACCGGCATTTCCCCCCGGCGGGGCAGACATGA
- a CDS encoding DUF6522 family protein gives MSEVSRTDSGFVVEASALARAFGITETQVREEMRTGLISSRSEIGKGEDEGRWRMTFYRADRAFRLVVNAEGAVLSRGRFPVTPQPRSGRRD, from the coding sequence ATGAGCGAAGTATCCAGAACTGACAGCGGGTTCGTCGTAGAGGCGTCAGCCCTTGCCCGGGCCTTCGGGATCACGGAAACGCAGGTCCGGGAAGAGATGCGGACCGGCCTCATCAGCAGCCGCTCCGAGATCGGGAAGGGAGAGGACGAAGGGCGTTGGCGCATGACCTTCTACCGTGCCGACCGCGCCTTTCGTCTGGTGGTCAACGCCGAGGGCGCGGTGCTGTCGCGGGGTCGCTTTCCCGTCACGCCGCAGCCACGGTCCGGGCGCCGGGATTGA
- the nqrF gene encoding NADH:ubiquinone reductase (Na(+)-transporting) subunit F: METFGLGIALFTVIVLVLVTVILAARSRLVSSGNVNIEINGEKTISVPAGGKLLQTLAEAKLFVPSACGGGGTCAQCRVRIHEGGGSILPTEESHITKREASCGDRLSCQVAVKQDMKIEVPEEVFGVKKWECTVRSNENVATFIKNLVLELPEGEDVNFRAGGYIQIEAPAHHVSYKDFAVEDEYRPDWDKFNLWQYESTVDEPIERAYSMANYPDEKGLIMLNVRVASPPPGTQGIPPGKMSSYIFNLKPGDKVTISGPFGEFFARDTKKEMVFIGGGAGMAPMRSHIFDQLKRLENRDRKITFWYGARSKREMFFVEDFDQLAEEFPNFEWHVALSDALPEDDWGGYTGFIHNVLYEEYLKNHPAPEDCEYYMCGPPIMNQSVINMLLELGVDREDIMLDDFGG, from the coding sequence ATGGAAACCTTCGGACTGGGCATCGCCCTCTTCACCGTGATCGTGCTGGTGCTGGTGACGGTCATTCTGGCCGCGCGCTCGCGGCTGGTGTCCTCGGGCAACGTCAACATCGAAATCAACGGCGAAAAGACCATCTCTGTCCCGGCGGGTGGCAAGCTCTTGCAGACGCTGGCCGAGGCAAAGCTCTTCGTGCCCTCGGCCTGCGGCGGCGGCGGCACCTGTGCGCAGTGCCGGGTGCGCATCCACGAGGGCGGCGGGTCGATCCTGCCGACCGAGGAAAGCCACATCACCAAGCGCGAAGCCTCTTGCGGCGACCGGCTGTCCTGTCAGGTCGCGGTCAAGCAGGACATGAAGATCGAGGTTCCCGAAGAGGTCTTCGGCGTCAAGAAGTGGGAGTGCACCGTGCGCTCCAACGAGAACGTCGCGACCTTCATCAAGAACCTCGTGCTGGAACTGCCCGAGGGCGAGGACGTGAACTTCCGCGCCGGTGGCTACATCCAGATCGAGGCCCCCGCGCATCACGTCAGCTACAAGGACTTCGCCGTCGAGGACGAGTACCGCCCGGATTGGGACAAGTTCAACCTGTGGCAGTACGAGTCCACCGTGGATGAGCCGATCGAGCGGGCCTATTCCATGGCAAACTACCCCGATGAAAAGGGGCTGATCATGCTGAACGTGCGCGTGGCCTCTCCGCCGCCGGGCACGCAGGGCATCCCGCCGGGCAAGATGTCGTCCTACATCTTCAACCTGAAGCCGGGCGACAAGGTCACGATCTCGGGTCCGTTCGGCGAATTCTTCGCGCGTGACACCAAGAAAGAGATGGTCTTCATCGGCGGCGGCGCGGGCATGGCGCCTATGCGCTCGCATATCTTCGACCAGCTCAAGCGGCTGGAGAATCGCGACCGGAAGATCACCTTCTGGTACGGCGCCCGGTCCAAGCGCGAGATGTTCTTCGTCGAGGACTTCGACCAGCTGGCTGAGGAATTCCCGAACTTCGAGTGGCACGTGGCACTGTCCGATGCGCTGCCCGAGGACGACTGGGGCGGCTACACCGGCTTCATCCACAACGTGCTGTACGAAGAGTACCTGAAGAACCACCCGGCGCCGGAGGATTGCGAGTACTACATGTGTGGTCCGCCGATCATGAACCAGTCGGTGATCAACATGCTGCTCGAGCTTGGTGTCGACCGCGAAGACATCATGCTGGACGATTTCGGGGGGTGA
- a CDS encoding 5-formyltetrahydrofolate cyclo-ligase, with translation MGNGSNSFKGRGGHASPPCMAAEVDPEYFDPLAVDPEEARDVARWRTAERKRLREARRALSAPERNAVGDALMAGLERLLGAEAVGAGDEIVSFYWPIKDEPDLRPLMTAMHAAGRRIALPLVETRAAPLVFRLWTPQTRMQRGHWNIPVPPPDAPEVVPDVVLAPLMGWDGAGYRLGYGGGYFDRTLAALSPRPFRIGVGLASAQLPTIYPQPHDIPMDVILTERGTEVSA, from the coding sequence ATGGGGAACGGGTCCAACAGCTTCAAGGGTCGTGGCGGCCATGCGTCTCCACCCTGCATGGCTGCGGAGGTCGATCCCGAGTATTTCGATCCCTTGGCGGTGGACCCCGAAGAGGCGCGCGATGTGGCCCGGTGGCGCACGGCGGAACGCAAGCGGCTGCGCGAGGCGCGCCGGGCGCTTTCCGCACCCGAAAGAAATGCCGTCGGGGATGCGCTGATGGCCGGGCTGGAAAGGCTGCTTGGCGCAGAGGCGGTCGGGGCAGGGGATGAGATCGTCTCTTTCTATTGGCCCATCAAGGACGAGCCGGACCTGCGCCCGCTGATGACCGCGATGCACGCGGCGGGCCGCCGCATCGCCCTGCCGCTGGTCGAGACGCGGGCGGCGCCGCTGGTGTTCCGCCTGTGGACCCCGCAAACCCGGATGCAGCGCGGCCACTGGAACATCCCCGTTCCGCCACCGGACGCGCCCGAGGTGGTGCCGGACGTGGTGCTTGCGCCTTTGATGGGCTGGGACGGCGCGGGGTATCGCCTGGGCTACGGGGGCGGATATTTCGACCGGACGCTGGCGGCGCTGTCGCCGCGGCCTTTCCGGATCGGCGTGGGCCTCGCCTCGGCGCAGTTGCCCACGATCTACCCGCAACCCCACGATATTCCGATGGATGTCATCCTGACGGAGCGCGGGACAGAGGTCAGCGCATGA
- a CDS encoding aspartate aminotransferase family protein, with product MTERPNSLHASDIAHSMHPYTNMRAHETKGPMIITKGDGVRVHDDQGKEYIEALAGLWSVAVGFSETRLADAAYEQLKRLPYYHSFAHKAHEPSIRLAEKLAEMAPEGMNRVFFTNSGSEANDTVVKMAWFLNNGLGRPEKKKFLARNKGYHGITIASGSLTGLPGNHKDFDLPAIPVTHLTCPHYWRWGAEGETEAEFTARLLKELEDTIEREGPETIAAFIGEPVMGAGGVMLPPEGYWPGVEAICRKHDILLVSDEVINGFGRLGTTWGCQKMGFTPDIMVTSKQLTSSYMPLAAIIVNDRVYDAIADNTAKLGTFGHGFTGSGHPVACAVGLENLAIIEERDLMGNAARLEEVFQSGLRSFTDHPLVGEVRGTGLIAGLELAKDRETRESFAPAGSMAPRVVAACADEGLIVRAVYETVALCPPLIVTEEDVAEIHARLGRALDRVLAEVKVEGLL from the coding sequence ATGACCGAACGCCCGAACTCTCTGCACGCCTCTGACATCGCCCATTCCATGCACCCCTACACCAACATGCGCGCGCATGAGACCAAGGGACCGATGATCATCACCAAGGGCGACGGCGTGCGCGTCCACGACGATCAGGGCAAGGAATACATCGAGGCACTGGCAGGCTTGTGGTCCGTCGCGGTGGGCTTCTCCGAGACGCGGCTGGCGGATGCCGCCTACGAGCAGCTGAAGCGCCTGCCCTACTACCACAGCTTCGCCCACAAGGCACACGAGCCTTCGATCCGGCTGGCCGAGAAACTGGCCGAGATGGCGCCTGAGGGCATGAACCGCGTGTTCTTCACCAACTCCGGGTCCGAGGCCAACGACACCGTCGTGAAGATGGCGTGGTTCCTGAACAACGGCCTCGGCCGCCCTGAGAAGAAGAAGTTCCTCGCCCGCAACAAAGGTTATCACGGCATCACCATCGCCTCGGGCTCCTTGACCGGGTTGCCGGGCAACCACAAGGACTTCGACCTGCCCGCGATCCCGGTGACGCATCTGACCTGCCCCCACTACTGGCGCTGGGGCGCGGAGGGCGAGACCGAGGCGGAGTTCACCGCCCGCCTGCTGAAAGAGCTCGAGGACACCATCGAGCGCGAAGGCCCTGAGACCATCGCCGCCTTCATCGGCGAGCCGGTCATGGGCGCGGGTGGCGTCATGCTTCCGCCCGAGGGCTACTGGCCCGGCGTCGAGGCGATCTGCCGCAAGCACGACATCCTGCTGGTCTCGGACGAGGTCATCAACGGCTTTGGCCGGCTGGGGACCACCTGGGGCTGCCAGAAGATGGGCTTCACACCGGACATCATGGTGACATCGAAACAGCTGACCTCCTCCTACATGCCGCTGGCCGCGATCATCGTGAACGACCGCGTCTATGACGCCATCGCCGACAACACCGCGAAACTGGGCACCTTCGGGCATGGCTTCACCGGCTCGGGCCACCCGGTCGCCTGTGCGGTGGGGCTGGAGAACCTCGCCATCATCGAGGAGCGCGACCTGATGGGCAACGCGGCGCGGCTGGAAGAGGTCTTCCAGAGCGGGCTGCGCAGCTTCACCGATCACCCGCTGGTGGGCGAGGTGCGCGGCACCGGCCTTATCGCGGGCCTCGAACTGGCGAAGGACCGCGAGACGCGCGAGAGCTTTGCGCCGGCGGGCAGCATGGCGCCCCGCGTCGTGGCCGCCTGCGCCGACGAAGGCCTGATCGTCCGCGCGGTCTACGAGACGGTCGCGCTTTGCCCGCCGCTGATCGTGACCGAAGAGGACGTGGCCGAGATCCATGCCCGTCTGGGGCGCGCGCTCGACCGGGTGCTGGCGGAGGTGAAGGTCGAAGGGCTGCTCTAG
- the ccoS gene encoding cbb3-type cytochrome oxidase assembly protein CcoS — translation MNILVLPIPVTLMMGAIGLVAFFWTARTDQFSDPEGDARRILLTEDHPLPSSHRANREGVRRCGG, via the coding sequence ATGAACATCCTTGTGCTGCCGATACCGGTCACGCTGATGATGGGTGCAATCGGCCTTGTCGCCTTCTTCTGGACAGCGAGGACCGACCAGTTTTCCGATCCCGAAGGCGACGCCCGCCGGATCCTGCTGACAGAGGACCACCCGCTGCCGTCAAGCCACAGAGCCAACCGGGAGGGTGTCCGACGATGCGGCGGTTGA
- a CDS encoding DUF1127 domain-containing protein codes for MHPKLFIASNPSAPAPRMASQRSRKPGAFRLWLRAAFRKFQRRKMIEALQGMDNRLLRDIGIERSEIPRLVDGLIEREPAMRSVSEDRHPDASGRGNRAA; via the coding sequence ATGCACCCCAAACTCTTCATAGCCAGCAACCCGTCCGCCCCCGCCCCCCGAATGGCCAGTCAGCGCAGCCGCAAGCCCGGCGCGTTTCGCCTTTGGCTTCGGGCCGCATTCCGCAAGTTCCAGCGCCGCAAGATGATCGAAGCGCTTCAAGGCATGGACAATCGCCTGCTGCGCGACATCGGGATCGAACGCAGTGAGATCCCGCGCCTCGTCGACGGCCTGATCGAGCGCGAACCGGCCATGCGGTCGGTGTCTGAGGATCGGCACCCCGATGCCTCGGGACGCGGAAACCGGGCAGCCTGA
- a CDS encoding NADH:ubiquinone reductase (Na(+)-transporting) subunit D: MAQTRRSQLVDPLIDNNPITLQVLGICSALAVTSSLQVSFVMALAVTFVTAFSSMFISMIRNQIPGSIRIIVQMVIIASLVILVDQVLKAYAYEISKTLSVFVGLIITNCIVMGRAEAFAMKNPPLDSFIDGVGNGLGYGLILLTVGFIRELFGSGSLFGITIFETVNNGGWYVPNGMLLLPPSAFFIIGLLIWAIRSWKPSQVEEREYKIQTVEGH; encoded by the coding sequence CTGATCGACAACAACCCGATCACGCTGCAGGTGCTGGGCATCTGTTCGGCGCTCGCGGTGACCTCGTCGTTGCAGGTGTCCTTCGTCATGGCGCTGGCCGTGACCTTCGTGACCGCCTTTTCGTCGATGTTCATTTCGATGATCCGCAACCAGATCCCCGGCTCGATCCGGATCATCGTGCAGATGGTCATCATCGCAAGCCTCGTGATCCTCGTGGACCAGGTGCTGAAGGCCTATGCCTACGAGATCTCGAAGACGCTTTCGGTCTTCGTGGGCCTGATCATCACCAACTGCATCGTCATGGGCCGGGCCGAGGCCTTCGCCATGAAGAACCCGCCGCTCGATTCCTTCATCGACGGGGTCGGCAACGGGCTGGGTTACGGTTTGATCCTGCTGACCGTGGGCTTCATCCGCGAACTTTTTGGCTCCGGCTCGCTGTTCGGCATCACCATCTTCGAGACCGTGAACAACGGCGGCTGGTACGTTCCGAACGGCATGCTGCTGCTGCCGCCCTCGGCGTTCTTCATCATCGGCCTGCTGATCTGGGCCATCCGCAGCTGGAAACCCAGCCAGGTCGAAGAGCGTGAATACAAGATCCAGACCGTGGAGGGCCACTGA
- a CDS encoding glyoxalase/bleomycin resistance/dioxygenase family protein — protein MEAGKNIAIKVPQHRWDDTVAFYRDKVGLPVARALDDSTGFVFGALTLWIDRVPHQSQVDVWIELFDDDPDAALSRLGSPRRDELEPLTNVTGHWTSDPAGTVILLRKEQMGCAGKRVASADCPAG, from the coding sequence ATGGAAGCCGGAAAGAACATCGCAATCAAGGTTCCCCAGCATCGCTGGGACGACACCGTGGCCTTTTACCGGGATAAGGTTGGGCTGCCGGTCGCCCGCGCGCTGGACGACAGTACGGGGTTCGTCTTCGGTGCCCTGACCCTATGGATCGACCGCGTCCCGCACCAGAGCCAGGTGGATGTTTGGATCGAACTCTTCGACGACGACCCCGACGCCGCCCTGTCGCGCCTTGGCAGCCCCAGGCGGGATGAGCTGGAACCGCTGACCAATGTCACCGGGCACTGGACGTCGGACCCCGCCGGGACGGTAATCCTGTTGCGCAAAGAGCAGATGGGATGCGCCGGAAAACGGGTGGCATCAGCCGATTGCCCGGCCGGGTGA
- a CDS encoding ArsR/SmtB family transcription factor, whose protein sequence is MSTEDKFDALFKALGHRARRRILDLIKDGPQTTGALCALLTDLDRCTVMQHLSVLEKAGLVVVERRGRERWNHLDALPIHDVQKRWIGPYAAHAMTMLADIEGLAEPEAYSVETHDNSPA, encoded by the coding sequence ATGTCAACCGAAGACAAATTTGACGCCCTGTTCAAGGCGCTTGGCCACCGGGCGCGGCGACGGATTCTCGACCTGATCAAGGACGGCCCGCAGACCACCGGCGCGCTTTGCGCGCTGCTGACGGATCTCGACCGCTGCACGGTGATGCAGCACCTGTCCGTGCTGGAGAAGGCCGGGCTGGTGGTTGTCGAGCGGCGCGGGCGCGAACGCTGGAACCATCTCGACGCGCTTCCGATCCATGACGTTCAGAAGCGCTGGATCGGGCCCTACGCCGCACATGCGATGACGATGCTCGCGGATATCGAGGGGCTGGCCGAGCCTGAGGCATACTCGGTCGAGACCCACGACAACAGCCCCGCATGA
- the rnk gene encoding nucleoside diphosphate kinase regulator, whose product MNKQRTVPRGSGRRPRVVIGADSLARLEALAEGAIQRNPDIADRLLGEISRARIVAEAKLPKNVVAIGRAVTYRDETTGRDKTVIPVYPEDADIARGQISILTPIGIALIGLAEGASLYWDTRDGERRVLTVLDVAPQDASEGLAAQ is encoded by the coding sequence ATGAACAAGCAACGCACAGTACCACGCGGCAGCGGCCGGCGGCCACGGGTCGTCATAGGGGCCGACAGCCTGGCACGGCTCGAAGCCCTCGCCGAGGGCGCGATCCAGCGCAACCCGGACATTGCCGACCGGCTGCTCGGCGAAATCAGCCGGGCCCGTATCGTTGCCGAGGCGAAACTCCCGAAAAACGTGGTCGCCATCGGTCGCGCGGTCACCTACCGCGACGAAACCACCGGCCGGGACAAGACGGTCATCCCGGTCTACCCCGAGGATGCCGATATCGCACGCGGCCAGATCTCGATCCTGACACCGATCGGCATCGCCCTGATCGGCCTTGCCGAGGGCGCATCGCTGTACTGGGATACCAGGGACGGAGAGCGGCGGGTTCTGACGGTGCTCGATGTCGCGCCCCAGGATGCCTCCGAAGGGCTGGCAGCCCAATGA